One Maribacter cobaltidurans genomic window carries:
- a CDS encoding LysE family translocator — translation MWEDIHAAIPLGFILSFMVGPVFFVLLETSAIKGFRAALVFDLGVILADVVFITIAYFSSYQLLENLSNQPGLYVFGGVILLVYGITIFFKQGSGRTSDLPINAKTKRSDYLSLFVKGFLLNFINIGVLVFWLGVIIIVGPSLDNEPNRIRVFFSTMLLAYFVTDLFKILLAKQLKKKLTGKRIRLIKKGIAIILIVCGVVLIIKGFIPKDRFNLEKRIENIAQ, via the coding sequence ATGTGGGAAGATATACATGCGGCAATACCATTAGGCTTTATATTGAGCTTTATGGTGGGTCCTGTGTTCTTTGTACTGTTAGAAACAAGTGCAATTAAAGGTTTTAGGGCAGCCCTTGTTTTTGATTTGGGTGTTATCCTGGCCGATGTTGTCTTTATTACCATAGCTTATTTTAGCAGTTATCAGTTACTTGAGAATCTGAGTAATCAACCGGGGCTATATGTTTTTGGTGGGGTTATTTTGTTAGTTTATGGTATTACTATCTTTTTTAAACAAGGTTCAGGGCGAACTTCGGATTTACCTATTAACGCCAAAACAAAGAGGAGTGATTATTTAAGTCTTTTTGTAAAGGGTTTTCTTTTGAATTTTATCAATATTGGGGTATTGGTATTTTGGCTAGGCGTTATTATTATAGTCGGTCCGAGTCTGGATAATGAGCCGAATAGAATCCGTGTTTTTTTTAGTACTATGCTTCTTGCTTATTTCGTCACGGATCTTTTTAAAATATTGTTGGCCAAACAGCTAAAAAAGAAACTTACTGGTAAACGCATTCGTTTAATTAAAAAGGGAATAGCTATTATATTAATAGTGTGTGGAGTTGTACTGATAATTAAGGGGTTTATACCTAAAGATAGATTCAACTTAGAGAAGCGTATTGAAAATATAGCGCAATAA